In a single window of the Oecophyllibacter saccharovorans genome:
- the mutM gene encoding bifunctional DNA-formamidopyrimidine glycosylase/DNA-(apurinic or apyrimidinic site) lyase: MPELPEVEVTRRDLQAAMEKSRLIEVLQRRADLRRPLPPRLSERLRGRNVLRVRRRAKYILCDLEKENPQGPRETLLLHLGMSGRILIDRIDALGEASGAAPSQPDRPHEHLVFTTETGFRIGFVDPRRFGMVDLYPTENEEAQPCFARSGIEPLDSRLFTPERLEKLFSSKRAPIKTALLDQSLIAGLGNIYVCEALFQAGIHPAVPAGQLDKSALHKLWQVIPRILHEAVAAGGSTLRDYRHGNGEEGGFQKLHQVYGREGEPCLNCGKTAEKDCGTIQRIVQGGRSTFFCAVCQPEHSTPHSAPPAAHSSGI, encoded by the coding sequence ATGCCAGAACTCCCGGAAGTTGAAGTGACGCGGCGCGATCTCCAAGCAGCCATGGAAAAGAGCCGCTTGATTGAGGTATTGCAGCGACGGGCGGACCTGCGGCGGCCCCTTCCACCCAGGCTTTCAGAACGCCTGCGGGGCCGCAACGTGCTGCGCGTGCGCCGGCGGGCAAAATACATTCTCTGCGATCTGGAAAAGGAGAACCCGCAAGGCCCCAGGGAGACCCTGCTACTTCATCTCGGCATGTCAGGCCGCATTCTCATTGACCGGATTGATGCGCTCGGGGAGGCATCCGGGGCCGCCCCTTCTCAGCCGGATCGTCCTCATGAACATCTCGTCTTCACGACTGAAACGGGTTTTCGGATCGGATTTGTGGATCCACGCCGTTTCGGCATGGTTGATCTCTATCCTACGGAGAATGAAGAGGCTCAGCCCTGTTTTGCCCGTAGCGGAATCGAGCCACTTGATTCCCGCCTTTTTACCCCCGAACGGCTCGAAAAGCTTTTCAGCAGTAAGCGCGCACCTATCAAGACTGCCTTGCTGGATCAGAGCCTCATCGCCGGTCTTGGCAATATTTATGTCTGTGAAGCTCTTTTCCAAGCCGGCATTCACCCAGCTGTGCCAGCGGGTCAGCTGGACAAGAGTGCCCTTCATAAACTCTGGCAAGTGATCCCCCGCATTCTACATGAAGCTGTGGCAGCCGGTGGATCGACTCTGCGTGACTACCGTCATGGCAATGGCGAGGAAGGCGGTTTTCAGAAGCTTCACCAGGTCTATGGGCGTGAAGGCGAGCCCTGCCTGAACTGTGGGAAAACGGCAGAAAAAGACTGCGGGACGATACAGCGGATTGTCCAGGGAGGACGCTCGACCTTCTTCTGTGCGGTCTGCCAACCGGAACATTCCACGCCCCACTCAGCCCCGCCTGCTGCCCACAGCTCTGGAATCTGA